TGCGTCAAGTTCTTCAAGAACTGGAGCAATCATCTTACAAGGTCCGCACCAAGGTGCCCAAAAATCTACAAGTACAAGACCTGAACCAGTTTCGGCTGCAAAGTTTTGATCTGTTACATGTGCAATAGCCATTTTTCATTGACCTCCTAATAATAACTTAAAATACTACGGAAAGTATAACATTGATTGGAAAATGACGCTAATAATATGTTTCGTCACTTAATTTCCCCAATATTACGGCTGATATTCCAGTAAAAAGCGAGCGGATCAACCCGCTCGCTCATTGTTATTATTGGTGCACCTTCAGCTTTTTAAACTCTTCTGTTAACATTGGTACCACTTCGAATAAGTCTCCAACGATTCCATAATCAGCTACTTTAAAGATATTGGCTTCCGGATCTTTGTTGATTGCAACTATGACTTTAGAGTTTGACATTCCGGCAAGGTGCTGAATCGCTCCGGATATCCCACAGGCAATATATAGATCAGGTGTAACAACCTTGCCTGTTTGCCCGATTTGCATAGAATAATCGCAATAATCAGCATCACATGCACCACGTGAAGCCCCAACTGCGCCTCCCAAGACATCTGCTAATTCTTTTAGCGGCTTAAAGCCTTCAGCACTCTTAACACCGCGTCCACCAGAAATAATTACCTTGGCTTCGCTTAAGTCAACGCCCTCTGTTGCTTTTCGAACCACTTCTTTAATAATGGCGCGAAGGTCTTTAATTTCTACAGATAAAACTGATACATCGCCACTCCTGCTTTCGTCTTTTTCCAACGGAGTAATGTTGTTTGGACGAACAGTAGCAAAAATTAGGCCATCCGTTACAATTTTCTTTTCGAAAGCTTTACCTGAATAAATTGGTCTTGTAAAGACAACATTTCCACCTGCAACTTCAACAGCCGTGGCATCAGAAATTAAGCCTGAGGAAAGTTTTCCAGCAATTCTTGGAGACAGATCTTTACCAAGAGCTGTATGGCCAATCATTAGTCCTTCCGGCTGCTCTTGTTCGATAACGGCAAGTAATGCTTGCGAGAATCCATCAGATGTATATTGTTTTAATTTCTCATTCTCCACTACTACGACACGGTCTGCTCCATATTTTACTAACTCTAACCCTAAAGCGCTTACAGATTCACCAATAAGAACTCCTACTATTTCTCCGCCTTCAGCAACCGTTTTCGCAGCACCAATTGCTTCAAAAGATACATTACGTAAGGATCCGTCACGAACTTCTCCTAATACCAATACTTTTCTAGCCATTCTGATTTACCTCCTGCAAACAATTTTTGTGAAAACACCGATTCTATTACACTACTTTTGCTTCTGTATGGAGTAAATGGACAAGTTCTTTCACTTGATCTGCCAAATCACCGGATAATACTTTGCCAGCTTCTTTTTTAGGCGGTAAATAAATTTCAATTGTTTTAGTTTTTGCTTCTACATCTTCTTCTTCAAGATCAAGGTCATCTATTTCCAGTTCATCAAGCGGCTTTTTCTTTGCTTTCATAATCCCCGGTAATGACGGATAACGTGGTTCGTTTAAACCTTGCTGTGCTGTGACTAAAAGAGGAAGACTTGTTTCAATGACTTCAGAATCGCCCTCAACATCTCGTGTCACGGTGACGCTTGTGCCATCAATTTCAAGTTTTGTAATTGTTGTCACATAAGGGATATTTAAAAGCTCGGCTACGCGCGGACCAACCTGACCAGAACCACCGTCAATTGCAACGTTGCCGCCTAGTATTAAATCAGCTTTTTTATCTTTTAAGTATTCAGCAATAATTTTTGCAGTTGTATATTGATCGCCATTCTCAACATCATCTTCTGTATTAATGAGAACAGCTTTATCGGCTCCCATCGCCAGCGCAGTACGTAATTGTTTTTCAGACTCTTCATTGCCGACAGAAATAACGGTTACTTCTCCGGCATTGGCATCGCGGACTTGGATTGCCTCTTCAATTGCATATTCATCATAAGGATTGATGATAAATTCTGCACCATCCTCGTTAATTTTTCCACCGGAGATTGAAATCTTTTCTTCTGTATCAAAGGTCCTTTTCATTAACACATAAATGTTCATGGCTATGTTCCCTCCTAATAAATTCAAACATTTCACCAGTTTGAAAGATTGAGAAAATTCTTCCGAAAAAATTTATCTAAGCCTTCTGCTGACGAGCCGGTAATACCCCGCTGCAGAATCTTATTCCCCTTTAAAATGTGGCTCTCTTTTTTCAATAAATGCCTGAATGCCTTCTTTTGCATCAGCAGAAGCAAACACTTCACCAAATAACTCAGCTTCCTTGTTCATTCCTTCATAAAATTCTTCTGTTTTAGCATAGTTTAATAGTTCGATAACAGCTTTTACAGAGGCTGGGCTTTTCTTGGCAATTTTCTTGGCTAAATTATAAGTCTGCTCTAATACTTCTGTTTCTGGATATGCATGGCTTGCGAGTCCATAACGGACTGCCTCCAATCCTGTTATAGGATCAGAAGTTAACATCATTTCAGCTGCTCTTGCTGTTCCAACGTATTTTGGCAAACGCTGGGTTCCTGCAAATCCTGGAATGATACCAAGCTGGAGCTCAGGGAGACCAAGTTTGGCCGTTTCGCTGACGATCCGGATATGACAGGCCATTGCTAGTTCAAGGCCTCCGCCAAGTGCTGCACCGTGAATCCCAGCAATAATCGGTTTTGGGAATTTTTCCATCCTATCAAACAAATCTTGTCCCACTTTTCCTAGATTGGAAAAACCGGCAGAAGTGTCAACTGTAGTAAACTCTTTAATATCTGCCCCCGCAGAAAAAAAGCGGCCCTCACCATGAATAACAATTACTCGTATATCACGGTTGGGTTCGATTTCATCAAGAACAGCCGACAATTCCTTAAGCAATCCCGACGAAAGGGCATTTGCCGGGGGCCTTGATATGGTAATAGTGGCAATAGCTTGATCATGAGACCATTTTAAATATTCCAAAATACTCCCTCCCCTTCCTTTTCACAACACTAGCGGCTTCCAAACCCGTTAATCAGCATCCGGTGGATTTGAGGTGCCAGCGCATTAAGATTATATTTTTCTTCATTCATTACCCAAGATGTGATCGCCTCATCAATGGTACCGAATATCATTTGTCGCGCCAGGCGTACATCGAGGTCACTTGAAAACTCCCCAGTTTCTTTTCCTTCTATTAAAATTTTATCGATCACATGCAGATACCCTTTTAAAATATCATTTATCTTTAGGCGCAATTCCTTATTTGATTGGCGCAATTCCAATTGGGTAACAATTGCAAGGTGATGATCTTCTGATAACAAACTTAAATGAGTTTCAATCAACACTAATAACTTCTCTGTTGATGTCTCTTTTCCTTCTATCATTTCCTCAATTTTTTCTACAAAACTTCCCATTTTTTCTTCAAAGAGAGAGATTAGAATATCTTCTTTGTTCTTAAAATAAAGATAAATGGTGCCATCAGCTACGCCAGCTTGTTTGGCAATCTTGGAAACTTGTGCTTGATGATAGCCATTTTCTGCGATAACAATAACCGCCGCATCAATAATTTGCATATATTTTGGCTTGGATTTTTTCATTGTCTCGATCCCTCCTTTGAAGAAAAACTAATGAACAAATTGCAAATTTCAAAATATAACATGAATGAATCATCATTCATGTTTTTATAATAATTTTAATCCTTCTTTCTGTCAAGAATTATCAGAGTAAACTTTTTCGCAATATTTTAACATTTCTAAGTAAAGGCGCTGTTAAATTTATCTGTTGATTTTCGCTCCAATCAACAGTGTTTAAATATCAACAATGTTCATTAAATAGCCAAGTCAAAAGAAAAACACCGCTGACACTTTCATCAGCGATGTCCTTATTTCACAAAAAACGCTAAATATATGACTCCAATCACCAAGAAAACACCGCATAAACCGAGAAGTACTTTTGCTAATGTCTCCACATTTCATTCTCCCTTTACTTAATACCTGCCCCGATAACATAGGACAAGCCAATAGAAATGATCATCGAAATAAATCCTACTGCACGATTATCTTTTTGAATTTCTTCATCAATCTTGAATGTTGGTGTCAAAAACTCATAAATAAAATATCCTGCCAACAGCAAGATGAAGCCGTAAACACCCCATCCTACCATGGTCAGTAACGCATTATGTTGTTCAATAGCTGCACGAAAAATATTGGCTACACCAAATATTTTCCCTCCCGTAGCCATCGCAACAGCTAGGTTTCCTTTTTTGATCTCTTCCCAATTTCTATACCTTGTCACTGCTTCAAAGATAGCTAAAAAAACAATCATACATAAAATGACTATGCTGTAATAGGCTGCCGTCTGAATATATTCATTCTCCCAAAACTGATTCATTCCTTAAACTCCCTGGAATTTTATTTAAATTCGACGACAGTAACGCCGGTTCCACCTTCACCTGCATCCCCAAAACGAATGTTTTTTACTTGACGATGATTCCTTAAATACTCCTGTACTCCCTGTCTTAATGCGCCTGTTCCTTTCCCATGGATAATGGAAACACGTGGATAATTGGCTAGCAGGGCATCATCTATATATTTTTCTACTTTAATCAGTGCGTCCTCATAACGTTCCCCACGCAAATCAAGTTCTAATTTCACATCGGCGTCTCTGCCCTTCACAATCGCAAGAGGCTTCGTATCTAATTGCTTTGGCGTACTAATGTACTCCATATCTTTTTCTTTGACTTTCATTTTTAAAATGCCGATTTGGACCTGCCATTCATTTTCTGAAACTTTGTCCACTAGCGTTCCTTTTTGATCAAATGTTAGAACCTTTACTTCATCCCCAGGGCGAAACATATGTTTTTTTGCTTTTTTTGCTGCTAGTATCTGCGTTTTCTTAATTTCCGGTGCCGCAGTTTCCAGACGCCTTTTCGCATCAATTAATTCATGTTCTTTAATTTCGGCATGTTTTTCGGTTCTCATTTTACGGAGATCACGAATAACCTGTTCTGCCTCTTTTTTCGCGTCATCTACGATCGTTTCTGCTTCTTCTGCCGCTTTTTCCAGCATAGAATCCTTTTTCTCGTAAAATTCAATCATTTGCTTTTGCATGTCTTGATGTAACTTTTCAGCCTGTTTTAAGTAATCACGAGCTTCCAGCATTTCCATTTCCGCCTGCCTCTTACTTTCCTCCAATGAAGCAATCATCTTATCAATTTGATTCGTATCTTCACTGACGTGGGAACGGGCAGACTGAATGACTCTTTCATTTAATCCGAGCCGTTTCGAAATTTCAAATGCATTACTCCGGCCAGGAACGCCTAACAAAAGTTTATATGTTGGACTAAGTGTCTCTACATCAAACTCCACACTGGCATTCAATACGCCTTCGCGATTATAGCCATAGGCTTTAAGTTCAGGATAATGAGTCGTGGCGACAACTCTTGCTCCCCTCTGGTGTACCTCATCCAGAATGGATATCGCCAATGCCGCTCCTTCCTGTGGATCTGTACCAGCACCAAGCTCATCAAACAGCACAAGACTGTTAAAATCAACCCGCCGTAGAATTTCTACAATATTTACCATATGAGAAGAAAATGTACTTAAGCTCTGTTCAATCGATTGTTCGTCACCAATATCAGCATATACTGCTTCAAACACAGCCAACTCAGAACCTTCTTGAGCCGGAATCCGCAATCCAGCCTGTGCCATTAAAGAACATAAGCCAAGTGTTTTTAATGTAACCGTCTTTCCTCCGGTATTTGGACCTGTGATCACAATCGTCGTAAAATCATTACCAAGAATGATATCATTGGCCACTACTTCATTAATCGGAATTAACGGATGTCTTGCTTTGTATAAAGTAATTCTTCCTTCATTATTCATTTTCGGCATCGTGGCTTTCATTTGTTTTCCATATCTTGCCTTCGCAAAAATAAAGTCCAGATTTGCCAAAACTTTAACGATCACATGTAATTCACTTTCTTGCTCTGCTACTTTTGCAGAGAGCTCTGTCAGAATACGCTCAATTTCCATCTGTTCCTTCACACGGATATCCTGGAGCTGATTGTTTAGCTGAACGATCGCCTGCGGTTCAATAAACAAAGTCTGTCCTGAAGCACTTTGATCATGAATGATACCTCCATAGTGACCCCTGTACTCCTGCTTGACAGGGATAACGAAGCGGTCATTACGAATGGTAATAATCGCGTCAGATAGCATTTTTTGCGCACTTGATGAACGGATCATGCTTTCTAATTTTTCACGAACCCTCGCTTCACTTGAACGAAGCTGGTGCCGTAATGATTTTAGCAATTCACTTGCCCCGTCCAAAACCTCGCCATTTTCATCTATCGCCTGTCTAATTGTTTGTTCGAGATTGGTTAACGGAATTATTTGCTCCACCTGTTCCAGTAAAATCGGAATTTCTGCCCGCTCTTCAGCAATTTCCTCTATAAACCGCTTCATTTGACGACTTGCACGAATTGTACTGGCAGTTTGCACCAGCTCCAAAGGACTTAAAACACCGCCAATAACTGATCGTTTCACGTGTGGACGGATATCATGAATTCCTGAGAGTGGGACATTTCCTTTAATTCGAATGACTGTTGATGCCTCATCTGTTTCAGATTGTAGTTTCATGACTTCTTCAAAATCTGATGATGGCACGAGGTTTTTTATTTTATCTTTTCCAAGGGAAGAGGCAGCAAATTCGAAAAGCTGCTCTCTTACCTTTGTGAATTCCAATACTTTTAAAACTCTATCTTGCATGGAGAAAATCCTCCTTATGTTGTTCGATTATGTAGAAATTGAAGCAGCTCTTCCTTATCAAGGGCGTTCAAGACGGATGTTTTTTTAATCCATCCTTTTCTTGCCGCTGCCACGCCGATTTCCATATGTTTTAACGTATCCACCATATGAGCATCCGTGTTGATTAATATTTTAACTCCTGCCGCCTGTGCTTTTCGTAAGGAATCTGCTTTTAAGTCAAGGCGGTTAGGATTAGCGTTTAACTCCAAGGCGGTATTCGTTTCTTTTGCTAATTGAATTAATAGATCAATGTCAATATCATAGCCTTCACGACGGCCGATTTTCCTACCGGTTGGATGGGCAATCAAATCAACGTGGGCATTCGTTAACGCTGTTTTCAAACGCTCCATGATGATTTCCCGCGGCTGGGAAAAAGCTGAGTGGATGGAGGCGATGACAAAGTCCATTTCCGCGAGCAACTCATCATCATAATCAAGCGTGGCATCTGGCAAAATATCCATTTCCACCCCGGACAAAATGAGAAAATCATCATATTTTTCATTTAGTTTTTTTATTTCCTCCCGCTGATTGAGGAGTCGTTCCCGTGTAAGTCCATTCGCTACCTTTAAGTACTGTGAATGATCAGTAATGGCCATATATTGATATCCGCGGGCCCGGCAGGCCTCTGCCATTTCTTCTATAGACTGGGCACCATCACTCCAGGTTGAGTGCATATGGAGGTCCCCTTTAATATCTGACAGCTCAATTAATTCCTCTGAAGCTGAAAATGTATCCACTTCTTTTCCATCTTCTCTAATCTCAGGCGGAATAAATGGTAAATCAAAATGTTTAAAAAACTCTTCCTCTGAATGAAAGGTTAAAATTTCTCCAGTCTCAAGGTTTTCCACACCATACTCACTAATTTTTTCCCCGCGTTCCTTGGCAAGCTGCCGCATCCGCACATTGTGTTCCTTCGAACCTGTGAAATGATGAAGTGTCGTAATAAATTCCTCTGGTTTTACCAAGCGAAAATCGACGGAAATATCATAATCAAATGCAAATATAATGGAAACTTTCGTTTCACCAGCACCGATGACTTCTTTTATATCAGGCCATTTTAGCAGCTGTGCTCTTACTGTTTCCGTATCATTTGTCGCAATGATAAAATCAAGATCCTTAATTGTTTCCCGGAGCCTTCTTAAGCTTCCTGCACGTGAAAATCGAATGATGGCCGGAATCTCAGCAAGTTTTTTTTCTATCATTTCAGCGATTGGCAGCATATAAGCGACAGACAGACGTTCTGGGCGGGAACCCGCATCCGCAATAGCGCTTAATATTTTTCCCTCTGTTTTTTTACCAAATCCGGCAAGAGTTTGAACCCGCCCTGCCTCACAGGCTTCCTTTAAACTGGAGACATCTGAAACCCCAAGCTCCTGATAAAGCTTGGCAATTTTCTTTCCTCCAAGGCCTGGAAGCTGTAATAACGGAATTAATCCGGAAGGGACTTCTTTCTTCAGCTCTGTCAGCACAGGGGAAAATCCTTCTTTTATGTATTCTTCAATAACTGCCGCAGTTCCCTTGCCAATCCCTGCAATCGCTGTAAAATCTTCTATTTCTTCAAGGGATCTTTGATCTGCTTCCAGTGCAGCAGCAGCCTTACGGAAAGCGGAAATCTTAAACGTATTTTCCCCTTTTAATTCCATATATGTTGCAATCATTTCCAAGTGTCTAATGATTTCTTTTTTATTTCTACCCATTCATTTTCACCTGCCCCATTTAAATCGCATCTTTATCATACCCTTTAATAGAAAAACTTCTCCGCTACAGAGAAGTTGACGCAGCTGTATGTTCAATCCACCAGCCCTTGATCTGCTGGGAAAAAATTGGGGTATAATTTACAATCGCTTTGGCCATAAAGGAATGGTCCAACTGTGTTTGAAAAATTTCTATTGGAACTAGGGCACCAATATATAATAAAATAAAGATAATTAAATAGACTTCAAGGAAGCCTAGTATGCCGCCTGCCCATATATTTAAGATTCTTAAAATGGGCAAGTTTGCAATAAAGTCAAGCATGGAGCCAACAATTTGCAATAATATTTTGACGGCGAAGAAAATAATAGCAAAGGCAATCGCCCGATAGAAAGCTGTTTCCATATTACTCGATTCAGTTAGTATTTTCAGCATAGAATTATTGCCGAAATTCGGATAGGGAATCCATAACGTTAATTTCGGTGCCAGCTGCCCATAATATAAATAGGCGACCACATATGCAATAATAAAACCTGTTAAATGGATCAGCTGCAGGATAAATCCCCTTCTCAGGCCAACAAAAAATCCAATAATCAAAATTAAAATAATGGCTAAATCCAGCATGTCTTTTTATTCCTTTTCCTTTAGTTGTTCTATTTGCAGCCGTTCCAGCAGATCCTTCATTTTAAGATAATCATTGACGGCGTTTACTGCTGTTAAAACGGCGAGTTTATTAACATCTAAGCCTGGATTCCTGGAACTGATTTCGCGCATTTTATTGTCAACCAGTGAGGCTACATGCCGAATATGACTGGAACTTTCCGTACCTAGAATCACATATTGCTGCCCGTATATTTCAACGGTTATTCTATTTTTCTGTGTATTTGACAATGTTAATGCCCCTTTCAAAGAATCCTACTCTATATCATAACACGAACATATAGT
Above is a genomic segment from Neobacillus endophyticus containing:
- a CDS encoding electron transfer flavoprotein subunit alpha/FixB family protein, which gives rise to MARKVLVLGEVRDGSLRNVSFEAIGAAKTVAEGGEIVGVLIGESVSALGLELVKYGADRVVVVENEKLKQYTSDGFSQALLAVIEQEQPEGLMIGHTALGKDLSPRIAGKLSSGLISDATAVEVAGGNVVFTRPIYSGKAFEKKIVTDGLIFATVRPNNITPLEKDESRSGDVSVLSVEIKDLRAIIKEVVRKATEGVDLSEAKVIISGGRGVKSAEGFKPLKELADVLGGAVGASRGACDADYCDYSMQIGQTGKVVTPDLYIACGISGAIQHLAGMSNSKVIVAINKDPEANIFKVADYGIVGDLFEVVPMLTEEFKKLKVHQ
- a CDS encoding electron transfer flavoprotein subunit beta/FixA family protein; its protein translation is MNIYVLMKRTFDTEEKISISGGKINEDGAEFIINPYDEYAIEEAIQVRDANAGEVTVISVGNEESEKQLRTALAMGADKAVLINTEDDVENGDQYTTAKIIAEYLKDKKADLILGGNVAIDGGSGQVGPRVAELLNIPYVTTITKLEIDGTSVTVTRDVEGDSEVIETSLPLLVTAQQGLNEPRYPSLPGIMKAKKKPLDELEIDDLDLEEEDVEAKTKTIEIYLPPKKEAGKVLSGDLADQVKELVHLLHTEAKVV
- a CDS encoding enoyl-CoA hydratase yields the protein MEYLKWSHDQAIATITISRPPANALSSGLLKELSAVLDEIEPNRDIRVIVIHGEGRFFSAGADIKEFTTVDTSAGFSNLGKVGQDLFDRMEKFPKPIIAGIHGAALGGGLELAMACHIRIVSETAKLGLPELQLGIIPGFAGTQRLPKYVGTARAAEMMLTSDPITGLEAVRYGLASHAYPETEVLEQTYNLAKKIAKKSPASVKAVIELLNYAKTEEFYEGMNKEAELFGEVFASADAKEGIQAFIEKREPHFKGE
- a CDS encoding TetR/AcrR family transcriptional regulator: MKKSKPKYMQIIDAAVIVIAENGYHQAQVSKIAKQAGVADGTIYLYFKNKEDILISLFEEKMGSFVEKIEEMIEGKETSTEKLLVLIETHLSLLSEDHHLAIVTQLELRQSNKELRLKINDILKGYLHVIDKILIEGKETGEFSSDLDVRLARQMIFGTIDEAITSWVMNEEKYNLNALAPQIHRMLINGFGSR
- a CDS encoding DUF350 domain-containing protein, which gives rise to MNQFWENEYIQTAAYYSIVILCMIVFLAIFEAVTRYRNWEEIKKGNLAVAMATGGKIFGVANIFRAAIEQHNALLTMVGWGVYGFILLLAGYFIYEFLTPTFKIDEEIQKDNRAVGFISMIISIGLSYVIGAGIK
- a CDS encoding endonuclease MutS2 — protein: MQDRVLKVLEFTKVREQLFEFAASSLGKDKIKNLVPSSDFEEVMKLQSETDEASTVIRIKGNVPLSGIHDIRPHVKRSVIGGVLSPLELVQTASTIRASRQMKRFIEEIAEERAEIPILLEQVEQIIPLTNLEQTIRQAIDENGEVLDGASELLKSLRHQLRSSEARVREKLESMIRSSSAQKMLSDAIITIRNDRFVIPVKQEYRGHYGGIIHDQSASGQTLFIEPQAIVQLNNQLQDIRVKEQMEIERILTELSAKVAEQESELHVIVKVLANLDFIFAKARYGKQMKATMPKMNNEGRITLYKARHPLIPINEVVANDIILGNDFTTIVITGPNTGGKTVTLKTLGLCSLMAQAGLRIPAQEGSELAVFEAVYADIGDEQSIEQSLSTFSSHMVNIVEILRRVDFNSLVLFDELGAGTDPQEGAALAISILDEVHQRGARVVATTHYPELKAYGYNREGVLNASVEFDVETLSPTYKLLLGVPGRSNAFEISKRLGLNERVIQSARSHVSEDTNQIDKMIASLEESKRQAEMEMLEARDYLKQAEKLHQDMQKQMIEFYEKKDSMLEKAAEEAETIVDDAKKEAEQVIRDLRKMRTEKHAEIKEHELIDAKRRLETAAPEIKKTQILAAKKAKKHMFRPGDEVKVLTFDQKGTLVDKVSENEWQVQIGILKMKVKEKDMEYISTPKQLDTKPLAIVKGRDADVKLELDLRGERYEDALIKVEKYIDDALLANYPRVSIIHGKGTGALRQGVQEYLRNHRQVKNIRFGDAGEGGTGVTVVEFK
- the polX gene encoding DNA polymerase/3'-5' exonuclease PolX; the protein is MGRNKKEIIRHLEMIATYMELKGENTFKISAFRKAAAALEADQRSLEEIEDFTAIAGIGKGTAAVIEEYIKEGFSPVLTELKKEVPSGLIPLLQLPGLGGKKIAKLYQELGVSDVSSLKEACEAGRVQTLAGFGKKTEGKILSAIADAGSRPERLSVAYMLPIAEMIEKKLAEIPAIIRFSRAGSLRRLRETIKDLDFIIATNDTETVRAQLLKWPDIKEVIGAGETKVSIIFAFDYDISVDFRLVKPEEFITTLHHFTGSKEHNVRMRQLAKERGEKISEYGVENLETGEILTFHSEEEFFKHFDLPFIPPEIREDGKEVDTFSASEELIELSDIKGDLHMHSTWSDGAQSIEEMAEACRARGYQYMAITDHSQYLKVANGLTRERLLNQREEIKKLNEKYDDFLILSGVEMDILPDATLDYDDELLAEMDFVIASIHSAFSQPREIIMERLKTALTNAHVDLIAHPTGRKIGRREGYDIDIDLLIQLAKETNTALELNANPNRLDLKADSLRKAQAAGVKILINTDAHMVDTLKHMEIGVAAARKGWIKKTSVLNALDKEELLQFLHNRTT
- a CDS encoding CvpA family protein; translation: MLDLAIILILIIGFFVGLRRGFILQLIHLTGFIIAYVVAYLYYGQLAPKLTLWIPYPNFGNNSMLKILTESSNMETAFYRAIAFAIIFFAVKILLQIVGSMLDFIANLPILRILNIWAGGILGFLEVYLIIFILLYIGALVPIEIFQTQLDHSFMAKAIVNYTPIFSQQIKGWWIEHTAASTSL
- the zapA gene encoding cell division protein ZapA, producing MSNTQKNRITVEIYGQQYVILGTESSSHIRHVASLVDNKMREISSRNPGLDVNKLAVLTAVNAVNDYLKMKDLLERLQIEQLKEKE